Proteins co-encoded in one Candidatus Limnocylindrales bacterium genomic window:
- a CDS encoding HAMP domain-containing sensor histidine kinase translates to MSAQASSAKAAPAAHAAGGTRITEIVQQGYGLHLKLALAGAVALFACIALLSATLMYRHSAVLNSEIERASVQLQKGMIERGVLLADGMAASMETAIAGYDFAFITETVRTMQAKNENLTHCFLVNAAGVVIVHTDPHKVGTRAAPVTQTAPRMVRQSDGKEVVEITQALVVGGREWGWLVLGFDLTPLRTQAARAMQRGQMVLARSITVAMLVAAMIAVLGLAASVWTSRRLLSPLTQLAEDAAAIATGDLDQEIKAVESSDEIGLLARQFEAMRRSIRTSMSELLVAKQLAEESTQQEKKLRAQIEEHSRLLESKVRERTAELQETNTRLTEYDRLKSEFLSNVSHELRTPLAAISSSAKIIHRYGERDPQSGKRFSKVIMEETERLTRLINDLLDLSKIEAGKADWHLEVIEDPGALIEHVVTTFRPLFQEGGIDLQLSVAADVPAIRGDRDRLIQVFANLCSNAMKFTPRGGSVRVEACASDHEGESVLRVTVTDTGPGIPEEDREVVFERFRQGGGKDKPKGTGLGLAICREVARHHGGAIWAEAPREGGTRMVLVLPAVAPLPEPAA, encoded by the coding sequence ATGAGCGCGCAAGCCAGCAGCGCCAAGGCCGCGCCGGCAGCGCACGCCGCCGGCGGCACGCGCATAACCGAGATCGTGCAGCAGGGCTACGGCCTGCACCTCAAGCTGGCGCTGGCCGGCGCCGTGGCGCTCTTCGCGTGCATCGCGCTGCTGTCGGCAACGCTCATGTACCGACACTCGGCGGTGCTCAACAGCGAGATCGAGCGTGCCTCGGTGCAGCTGCAGAAGGGAATGATCGAGCGCGGCGTGCTGCTCGCCGACGGCATGGCGGCCAGCATGGAGACGGCCATCGCCGGCTACGACTTCGCGTTCATCACCGAAACCGTCCGCACCATGCAGGCCAAGAACGAGAATCTCACGCACTGCTTCCTCGTCAATGCCGCCGGCGTGGTCATCGTCCATACCGATCCGCACAAGGTCGGCACGCGTGCCGCGCCCGTCACGCAGACGGCGCCGCGGATGGTCCGGCAGAGCGACGGCAAGGAAGTCGTCGAGATCACGCAGGCCCTGGTCGTCGGTGGACGCGAGTGGGGCTGGCTGGTGCTCGGCTTCGACCTGACGCCGCTGCGCACGCAGGCGGCGCGCGCGATGCAGCGCGGACAGATGGTGCTGGCGCGCTCGATCACGGTGGCGATGCTGGTGGCAGCGATGATCGCGGTGCTGGGTCTGGCGGCATCGGTGTGGACGAGCCGCCGGCTCCTGAGCCCGCTGACCCAGCTCGCCGAGGACGCCGCCGCCATCGCCACCGGAGACCTCGACCAGGAAATCAAGGCGGTCGAATCCAGCGACGAAATCGGCCTGCTGGCGCGCCAGTTCGAGGCGATGCGCCGCTCCATTCGCACCAGCATGAGCGAGCTGCTGGTGGCCAAGCAGCTGGCCGAGGAATCCACGCAGCAGGAGAAGAAGCTGCGCGCGCAGATCGAGGAGCACTCGCGACTGCTCGAGAGCAAGGTGCGCGAACGCACCGCCGAGCTGCAGGAGACCAACACGCGCCTGACCGAGTACGACCGGCTCAAGTCGGAATTCCTCAGCAACGTCTCGCACGAGCTGCGCACGCCGCTGGCGGCCATCTCCTCTTCGGCCAAGATCATCCACCGCTACGGCGAGCGCGATCCGCAGAGCGGCAAGCGCTTCAGCAAGGTCATCATGGAGGAGACCGAGCGGCTGACGCGGCTGATCAACGACCTGCTCGACCTGTCCAAGATCGAAGCCGGCAAGGCCGACTGGCACCTGGAAGTGATCGAGGATCCGGGCGCGCTGATCGAGCACGTGGTGACGACGTTCCGGCCGCTCTTCCAGGAGGGCGGCATCGACCTGCAGCTCTCGGTGGCCGCCGACGTGCCGGCCATTCGCGGGGATCGCGATCGCCTGATCCAGGTCTTCGCCAACCTGTGCAGCAACGCCATGAAGTTCACGCCGCGCGGCGGCAGCGTTCGCGTCGAAGCGTGCGCCTCCGATCATGAAGGAGAAAGCGTGCTGCGCGTGACCGTCACCGACACCGGGCCCGGCATTCCCGAAGAGGATCGCGAGGTCGTGTTCGAGCGCTTCCGGCAGGGCGGCGGCAAGGACAAGCCGAAGGGAACGGGTCTCGGTCTTGCCATCTGCCGGGAAGTCGCGCGCCACCACGGCGGAGCGATCTGGGCCGAGGCGCCGCGCGAAGGTGGAACGCGCATGGTGCTGGTGCTGCCGGCAGTGGCGCCGCTTCCCGAACCGGCAGCCTGA